The following coding sequences lie in one Saccharopolyspora hordei genomic window:
- a CDS encoding DUF397 domain-containing protein — MRSFDNWRKSSHSGEETNCVEVGWRKSSYSGEEGDCVEVGAGVDLVGVRDTKDRDGGTLTFPPRAWSSFLHRLKADQLG, encoded by the coding sequence ATGAGGTCGTTTGACAACTGGCGGAAGTCCAGTCACAGCGGAGAGGAGACCAATTGCGTCGAGGTCGGCTGGCGGAAGTCGAGCTACAGCGGTGAAGAAGGCGACTGCGTCGAGGTCGGCGCCGGCGTTGACCTCGTCGGGGTCCGGGACACCAAGGACCGCGACGGCGGGACGCTGACCTTCCCACCGCGGGCCTGGTCCTCGTTCCTGCACCGCCTGAAGGCCGACCAGCTCGGCTGA
- a CDS encoding ATP-binding protein gives MTEPDVFGAAELRQAVLQSWEASPTRFREDANAEEDLRLGGYRERLLVELAQNAADAAGSCGVLRVEVRDGELRVANTGAPLTAEGVAALASLRASAKREGGSVGRFGVGFAAVLAVSDEPSVVSTTGGVAFSAARTRDAVAQLPGPAEELAKRSGEVPVLRLPWPTTGEPPAGYDTEVRLPLRADVDVDALLAEFTGQAPDLLLALPALTEIRIGEQAWRREDLDADRLVVHGPFRSDRWLVHRASGRLSEAALAGLGVEARHAAEWRVTWAVPLDDEGVPIALAEDVLHAPTPTEERLSLPARLLASVPVEPDRRRVAASAAADAVLTYAAECYPALVGKVDPAHRTSLVPLAGFPLSDVDDKLRQGVTDRLRVAAWLPAASGKLVAPLESKVLEHVSPELVELLADVVPGLLEADLSDTRHRRSLHVLEVRRLAAAEIVEAVTGLERPPEWWYRLYDALAPVEGADPAAREEFTALPVPLADGRTVSGVRDVLLSRPGADPDPAALLSTLDISGLRIAHPDATHPLLEKLGAHPAGPTELLDAPPLEDAVRRSVADARSGVDVRPLAEAVLQLVASTQPRDWIGALALPDADGDFRRADELLLPDAALLDVLDEEYVGEDGPLGVLDEDFAAEWPADLLRAIGVLNGFAVRVEEDPVEPDEGFPDVHLWWAEQEAAQPESWPPPRFVGIRDLDLVADDGWPAALRLLARSPDALRALREPGSYSAWWIERYALLAGAPPRSWRLPEAEELAGLYDPVPDVGLDAQHLELAGVRGELRIADTDDAADILERLGDPDRTVRAGTALRAHQALADAVASRTIDPAEIDPPETVRSVSGAVVSTGRAVVLDEPWMLSVLEAPLVVAGGSPDQFDAEALAELLDLPLASEENTMQVVGEGRTQSWPEVGRVPASCELLGIPVPTGEVTLHDGLRVRSSSGEHRVHWWVTSTGAVHAERTPDGLARALAWAAGAWHERFALTALLADPEATTLLR, from the coding sequence GTGACCGAGCCGGACGTGTTCGGCGCGGCCGAGCTCCGGCAGGCCGTGCTGCAGTCCTGGGAGGCCTCGCCGACCCGGTTCCGCGAGGACGCCAACGCCGAGGAGGACCTCCGGCTCGGCGGCTACCGCGAACGCCTGCTGGTCGAGCTGGCGCAGAACGCCGCCGACGCCGCGGGCTCGTGCGGGGTGCTGCGCGTCGAGGTCCGCGACGGTGAGCTGCGGGTCGCCAACACCGGTGCGCCGCTGACCGCCGAGGGCGTGGCGGCCCTGGCGTCGCTGCGCGCGTCGGCCAAGCGCGAGGGCGGTTCGGTCGGCCGGTTCGGCGTCGGGTTCGCCGCCGTGCTGGCGGTCTCCGACGAGCCGAGCGTGGTGTCCACGACCGGCGGTGTGGCGTTCTCGGCCGCGCGCACCCGCGACGCGGTGGCGCAGCTGCCGGGCCCGGCGGAGGAGCTGGCGAAGCGGTCCGGGGAGGTCCCGGTGCTGCGGCTGCCGTGGCCGACGACCGGGGAGCCGCCCGCGGGCTACGACACCGAGGTGCGGCTGCCGCTGCGCGCGGACGTGGACGTCGACGCGCTGCTGGCCGAGTTCACCGGCCAGGCGCCCGACCTGCTGCTCGCGCTGCCCGCGCTCACCGAGATCCGGATCGGCGAGCAGGCCTGGCGCCGCGAGGACCTGGACGCCGACCGCCTGGTGGTGCACGGCCCGTTCCGCAGCGACCGGTGGCTGGTGCACCGCGCGTCGGGCAGGTTGAGCGAGGCGGCCTTGGCCGGGCTCGGCGTGGAGGCCCGGCACGCCGCGGAGTGGCGCGTGACCTGGGCGGTCCCGCTGGACGACGAGGGCGTGCCGATCGCGCTGGCCGAGGACGTGCTGCACGCGCCGACGCCGACCGAGGAGCGGCTGTCGCTGCCGGCGCGGCTGCTGGCCAGCGTGCCGGTGGAACCGGACCGTCGGCGGGTCGCGGCCTCCGCCGCGGCGGACGCGGTGCTGACCTACGCCGCCGAGTGCTACCCGGCGCTGGTCGGCAAGGTCGACCCGGCGCACCGGACCTCGCTGGTGCCGTTGGCCGGGTTCCCGCTGTCCGATGTGGACGACAAGCTGCGGCAGGGCGTGACCGACCGGCTGCGCGTCGCGGCGTGGCTGCCCGCGGCGAGCGGGAAGCTGGTCGCCCCGCTGGAGTCCAAGGTCCTCGAGCACGTCTCGCCGGAACTGGTGGAGCTGCTGGCCGACGTGGTCCCCGGCCTGCTGGAGGCCGACCTCTCCGACACGCGCCACCGCCGGTCGCTGCACGTGCTGGAGGTCCGCAGGCTGGCCGCGGCGGAGATCGTGGAAGCGGTGACCGGGCTGGAGCGCCCACCGGAGTGGTGGTACCGCCTCTACGACGCGCTGGCGCCGGTCGAGGGCGCGGACCCGGCCGCCCGCGAGGAGTTCACCGCGCTGCCCGTGCCGCTGGCCGACGGGCGCACCGTCAGCGGCGTGCGTGACGTGCTGCTCAGCCGCCCCGGCGCCGACCCCGACCCGGCCGCGCTGCTGTCCACGTTGGACATCTCGGGGCTGCGCATCGCGCACCCCGACGCCACCCACCCGCTGCTGGAGAAGCTCGGCGCGCACCCCGCGGGACCGACGGAACTGCTGGACGCACCACCGCTGGAGGACGCGGTGCGGCGCAGCGTCGCCGACGCCCGCTCCGGCGTCGACGTGCGCCCGCTGGCCGAGGCGGTGCTGCAACTGGTCGCGAGCACCCAGCCGCGGGACTGGATCGGCGCGCTCGCGCTGCCCGACGCCGACGGCGACTTCCGCCGCGCCGACGAGCTGCTGCTGCCGGACGCCGCCCTGCTGGACGTGCTGGACGAGGAGTACGTCGGCGAGGACGGGCCGCTGGGCGTGCTCGACGAGGACTTCGCGGCCGAGTGGCCGGCCGACCTGCTGCGCGCGATCGGCGTGCTGAACGGGTTCGCGGTGCGGGTCGAGGAAGACCCGGTGGAGCCGGACGAGGGCTTCCCGGACGTCCACCTGTGGTGGGCCGAGCAGGAGGCGGCGCAGCCGGAGAGCTGGCCGCCGCCGAGGTTCGTCGGCATCCGCGACCTGGACCTGGTGGCCGACGACGGCTGGCCCGCCGCGCTGCGCCTGCTGGCCCGGTCCCCGGACGCCCTGCGCGCGCTGCGGGAACCGGGCAGCTACTCGGCCTGGTGGATCGAGCGCTACGCGCTGCTCGCGGGCGCTCCGCCGCGCTCCTGGCGGCTCCCGGAGGCCGAGGAGCTGGCGGGCCTGTACGACCCGGTGCCGGACGTGGGCCTGGACGCCCAGCACCTGGAGCTGGCGGGCGTGCGGGGCGAGCTGCGCATCGCGGACACCGACGACGCCGCGGACATCCTGGAGCGCCTGGGCGACCCGGACCGCACGGTGCGCGCGGGGACCGCCCTGCGCGCGCACCAGGCGCTGGCGGACGCGGTGGCCAGCCGGACGATCGACCCGGCCGAGATCGACCCGCCGGAGACGGTGCGCTCGGTCTCCGGCGCGGTGGTGAGCACGGGCCGGGCGGTGGTGCTGGACGAGCCGTGGATGCTCAGCGTCCTGGAGGCCCCGCTGGTGGTCGCCGGTGGCAGCCCGGACCAGTTCGACGCCGAAGCCCTCGCGGAACTGCTCGACCTGCCGCTGGCGTCGGAGGAGAACACGATGCAGGTGGTCGGCGAGGGGCGCACCCAGAGCTGGCCGGAGGTCGGGCGTGTCCCGGCGTCCTGCGAGCTGCTGGGGATCCCGGTGCCGACCGGCGAGGTCACGCTCCACGACGGCCTGCGCGTGCGCTCGTCGTCGGGGGAGCACCGGGTGCACTGGTGGGTCACGAGCACCGGTGCGGTGCACGCGGAGCGGACCCCGGACGGCCTGGCCCGCGCCCTGGCCTGGGCGGCCGGAGCGTGGCACGAGCGCTTCGCGCTGACGGCCCTGCTGGCGGACCCGGAGGCGACGACGCTGCTGCGCTGA
- a CDS encoding DUF3027 domain-containing protein, translating into MTSPGADAPSGDTGQPEPEPVNPELAAAVDVARAAAEDEARPGADPIGSPVLTVDPEAADPVGAHVGVEPEGPHAATHYFESNYPGYVGWRWAVTVASVGPGEPVTVSEVVLLPGPNALTAPEWVPWAERVRPGDVGPGDLLPTRPDDPRLAPGYLASDDPAVEDVAREVGLGRKRVLSHEGRLQAAERWYGGEFGPRSEMARSAPAACGTCGFFLKLAGSMGGAFGVCANEYAPADGRVVSVEFGCGAHSEVEVDVSSTVPVAEVVYDDATLDYESRTSERG; encoded by the coding sequence ATGACCAGCCCAGGCGCGGACGCCCCGTCCGGGGACACCGGGCAGCCCGAGCCGGAGCCCGTGAACCCGGAGCTCGCCGCGGCTGTGGACGTCGCGCGAGCTGCGGCGGAGGACGAGGCCAGGCCGGGGGCGGACCCGATCGGCTCGCCCGTGCTGACCGTGGACCCCGAGGCGGCGGACCCGGTGGGGGCGCACGTCGGCGTGGAGCCGGAGGGCCCGCACGCGGCGACGCACTACTTCGAGTCGAACTACCCGGGCTACGTCGGCTGGCGGTGGGCGGTCACCGTCGCCAGCGTCGGGCCGGGGGAGCCGGTCACCGTCAGCGAGGTCGTGCTGCTGCCGGGACCGAACGCGCTCACCGCACCCGAGTGGGTGCCGTGGGCCGAGCGGGTCCGGCCGGGCGACGTCGGTCCCGGTGACCTGCTGCCGACCCGCCCCGACGACCCGCGGCTGGCCCCCGGGTACCTCGCCAGCGACGACCCCGCGGTGGAGGACGTCGCCCGCGAGGTCGGCTTGGGCCGCAAGCGGGTGCTCAGCCACGAGGGCCGCCTGCAGGCCGCGGAGCGCTGGTACGGCGGCGAGTTCGGGCCGCGTTCCGAGATGGCCCGCTCCGCCCCGGCGGCCTGCGGGACCTGCGGGTTCTTCCTGAAGCTGGCCGGGTCGATGGGTGGCGCGTTCGGCGTGTGCGCCAACGAGTACGCGCCCGCCGACGGCCGCGTGGTCAGCGTCGAGTTCGGCTGCGGCGCGCACTCCGAGGTCGAGGTGGACGTCTCCTCCACGGTGCCGGTGGCCGAGGTCGTCTACGACGACGCGACCCTCGACTACGAGTCGCGCACCTCGGAGCGGGGGTGA